The Actinomycetes bacterium DNA segment GTTGCCCACCAGCAGCGCGCCGCTGAAGCGGCCGAATCCCGCCGGGGCCAGCGCCAGGCCCCACGGGGCGTTCAGCTGGCCCCGCTCGATCAGGTGGCGCAGCAGATGGCCGCTGGTGCTGTAGACGTCCACGAAGCCGAGGCTCGGGCCGGCGACCTCGTCCTCACCGGCGGCGTCCTGCTTGGCGTAGGCGACGTACAGCAGGCCGCCGAGCTCCTGGACGTTGAACGGCGCGAAGCCGGGTGGGATGTCGGCGTCTGCGAAGCCGCCCGACAGGAGGACTCGGTTGAAGCTCGAGTCGAAGACGTCGATCCGCCCCTGGTGGAAGTTGGCCGCGTACAGCAAGGTGCCGGCTGCCGTGTCGGCGATCGCCAGGCCCTTGTAGATGGCGTCGGGCACGCTGGCGCCGACCTGCGCCTGGGTGGAGGGGGGCGGCGGGGGCACAGCGGGGCTCCAGCCGGTGACCAGCCCGGCCTCGGAGTCGAAGATGAACCCCTCTTCCTTCGCCCAGGC contains these protein-coding regions:
- a CDS encoding TIGR03118 family protein; the protein is PWDAPQPLTGARSAPTLYPPPSARKAHPASGQPWEAYCRAWAKEEGFIFDSEAGLVTGWSPAVPPPPPSTQAQVGASVPDAIYKGLAIADTAAGTLLYAANFHQGRIDVFDSSFNRVLLSGGFADADIPPGFAPFNVQELGGLLYVAYAKQDAAGEDEVAGPSLGFVDVYSTSGHLLRHLIERGQLNAPWGLALAPAGFGRFSGALLVGNFGNGRINAYDPTTGEFRGRLRHEDGSPVEIDGLWALRFGNGITGNPTTLLFTAGIADETHGLFGAIEAAS